A region from the uncultured Bacteroides sp. genome encodes:
- a CDS encoding DUF5056 domain-containing protein, whose translation MMDTNDKLLKQFFDERKQEIKDNGFSHRITHNLPNHNKRLSNLWISFCVAITLILFITLNGLQAIIGVLRDVFISLVQNGIEKIDPKSLLIAIAVLMFLGVRKVCTMA comes from the coding sequence ATGATGGATACAAATGATAAACTGTTGAAACAATTTTTCGACGAAAGAAAGCAGGAAATAAAAGATAACGGGTTTAGCCACCGTATCACACACAATCTGCCAAATCATAATAAACGGTTATCTAATCTATGGATATCGTTCTGTGTTGCCATTACACTAATTTTATTTATAACCCTTAACGGACTACAAGCTATTATCGGTGTGTTAAGAGATGTTTTCATATCATTAGTGCAAAATGGCATTGAAAAAATCGACCCCAAATCATTGCTTATTGCAATAGCGGTACTCATGTTTTTGGGTGTCCGCAAAGTATGCACAATGGCTTAA
- a CDS encoding RNA polymerase sigma factor produces MSQLNDISLVAQVVVFKNTRAFDELVKKYQSPIRRFFLNLTCGDNELSDDLAQDTFIKAYTSIASFKNLSSFSTWLYRIAYNVFYDYIRSRKDTIGLESKEVDSTFKTEQENVGQKIDIYQSLKKLKDIERTCITLFYMEDVSIEKITEIMGCPAGTIKSHLSRGKEKLATYLKQNGYDGYK; encoded by the coding sequence ATGAGCCAACTTAACGACATATCGTTGGTGGCACAGGTCGTGGTATTCAAAAATACCAGGGCCTTTGACGAGTTAGTAAAGAAATACCAATCGCCTATCAGGCGCTTCTTTCTCAATCTGACTTGCGGCGACAACGAGTTAAGTGATGATCTGGCACAAGACACTTTTATTAAAGCCTATACCAGCATTGCTTCTTTTAAAAACCTTTCAAGTTTCTCTACTTGGCTGTATCGTATTGCATATAATGTTTTTTATGACTATATTCGCAGTCGAAAGGATACAATCGGTCTGGAATCAAAGGAAGTCGATTCCACCTTCAAAACTGAACAGGAAAATGTGGGGCAAAAAATAGACATTTACCAATCGCTCAAAAAGCTCAAAGATATAGAACGAACCTGCATTACACTTTTTTATATGGAAGATGTTAGTATAGAAAAAATCACAGAGATTATGGGTTGCCCCGCAGGAACTATAAAATCGCACTTATCAAGAGGCAAAGAGAAATTAGCTACATACTTAAAACAAAACGGTTATGATGGATACAAATGA
- a CDS encoding Lrp/AsnC ligand binding domain-containing protein, with translation MGHHQLDSLDEQILKLIAGNARIPFLEVARACNVSGAAIHQRIQKLTNLGILKGSEYVIDPEKIGYETCAYIGLYLKDPESFESVAKALENIPEVVECHFTTGQYDMFIKIYAKNNHHLLSIIHDKLQPLGLARTETLISFHEAIKRQMPIMVEVEED, from the coding sequence ATGGGACATCATCAATTAGATTCTCTGGATGAACAGATTTTAAAATTGATTGCAGGGAATGCTCGCATTCCTTTTTTAGAAGTGGCAAGAGCCTGCAATGTTTCTGGTGCTGCTATACATCAGCGTATACAAAAGCTGACTAATTTGGGTATACTGAAGGGGTCGGAATATGTTATTGATCCTGAGAAAATCGGATATGAAACATGTGCTTATATTGGTCTTTATCTAAAGGACCCTGAGTCTTTTGAATCTGTAGCCAAAGCACTTGAAAATATACCGGAAGTAGTTGAATGTCACTTTACTACAGGGCAATATGACATGTTTATTAAGATATATGCAAAGAACAACCATCATCTATTGAGTATAATACATGATAAGCTGCAGCCTTTGGGTTTAGCGCGGACGGAAACGTTGATCTCTTTTCACGAGGCTATTAAAAGGCAAATGCCTATCATGGTAGAAGTGGAAGAAGATTAA
- a CDS encoding IgA Peptidase M64, producing the protein MRLITTIIASLFIALYTNAQNFTDYFTNKSLRIDYIFSGNATTQNIFLDELSQLPSWAGRRHHLSELPLEGNGKIIMRDLNSKKSIYETSFSSLFQEWISTDEAKTTSKGFENTFILPFPLHSVEIEVSLFDARHNISASMKHIVDPNDILIKAKGLSHILPYKYIVKNGSEQKCIDVAILAEGYTISEMGIFYEDAATACESLFAHEPFKSMKDKFNVVAVASPSADSGISAPKLKQWKDTAFGSHFDTFYSDRYLTTNHVKAINDALAGIPYEYIIILANTEQYGGGGIYNAFTLTAAHHKMFRPVVVHEFGHSFAGLADEYFYDEDVMNDTYPLNVEPWEPNISTLANFASKWQDMLDEKTPRPTPPSAKDKYAIGVYEGGGYSAKGIYRPAYNCRMRTNEYPNFCPVCQRAITRIIKFYTE; encoded by the coding sequence ATGAGACTAATAACAACAATTATTGCATCACTATTTATAGCACTTTACACAAATGCACAAAATTTCACCGACTACTTCACTAATAAAAGTCTAAGAATCGATTATATATTCAGCGGAAACGCCACTACCCAAAACATTTTTTTGGATGAATTATCACAGCTACCATCTTGGGCAGGTAGAAGACATCATTTATCAGAATTACCATTGGAAGGGAACGGGAAAATCATAATGAGAGATTTAAACAGCAAGAAAAGCATCTATGAAACATCCTTTTCTTCTTTATTCCAGGAATGGATATCCACTGATGAGGCTAAAACAACGTCAAAAGGATTCGAAAACACATTTATACTACCTTTCCCATTACACAGTGTAGAAATTGAAGTTTCACTATTTGATGCTCGCCATAATATTAGCGCTTCGATGAAACATATTGTAGATCCCAATGACATTTTAATTAAGGCCAAAGGACTATCCCACATACTTCCATACAAATATATTGTAAAAAATGGCAGCGAACAGAAATGTATTGATGTAGCAATATTAGCTGAAGGATATACAATTTCAGAAATGGGAATTTTCTACGAAGATGCCGCTACAGCATGTGAGAGTCTCTTTGCACATGAGCCATTCAAATCAATGAAAGACAAGTTTAATGTCGTTGCCGTAGCAAGCCCGTCGGCTGATAGTGGAATAAGTGCACCCAAATTAAAACAATGGAAAGACACAGCTTTCGGATCTCATTTTGATACATTCTACTCTGATAGATATCTAACAACAAACCATGTAAAAGCAATAAATGATGCTTTAGCTGGAATTCCATACGAATACATAATCATATTAGCAAATACAGAACAGTATGGCGGAGGAGGCATCTATAATGCATTCACTTTAACTGCGGCTCATCATAAAATGTTTAGACCTGTGGTAGTACACGAATTCGGGCATAGTTTTGCCGGTCTGGCTGATGAATATTTCTATGACGAAGATGTAATGAACGACACTTATCCTTTAAATGTAGAACCTTGGGAACCCAATATCAGTACCTTAGCAAACTTTGCATCTAAATGGCAGGATATGCTAGACGAAAAGACTCCAAGACCAACTCCTCCCTCAGCAAAAGACAAATATGCTATTGGTGTCTATGAAGGAGGAGGCTATTCAGCCAAAGGCATTTACCGCCCGGCATACAACTGCCGTATGCGTACCAATGAATACCCGAATTTCTGCCCTGTTTGTCAACGTGCGATAACAAGAATTATTAAGTTCTACACTGAATAA
- a CDS encoding rRNA cytosine-C5-methyltransferase — protein MNLPTDFVTYTHGLFGDEEYNKLAEALQEDSPISIRLNASKGAFPVSLTDSVSVPWCSDGYYLPERLTFTFDPLFHAGCYYVQEASSMFLERVIKQYVQTSVVMLDLCAAPGGKSTHAISLLPAGSLLVANEVIRSRSSILGGNLTKWGKPNVIVTNNDPADFTKVNSFFDVILADVPCSGEGMFRKDAGAIAEWNLNNVEICWQRQRRIIADVWPCLKPGGIFIYSTCTYNTKEDEENIAWMQHEFEAEVLSIDVPESWGICGNMAGYDFPVYRFLPHNVRGEGFFLTVLRKSASEELASRSTFRSVSLNAADKRNKDSRKKLPDKEVTHAVKDWVIDYESYQFTVNGTLISAFPKAYFNELNSLQQLHIAQSGIAIGEVKGKDIIPNHALAMSQMLNPDAFPSIELSYEQAIAYLRKEAISLGETAPRGYLLVTYNNVFLGFVKNIGNRANNLYPQEWRIRSGYLPLEIKLL, from the coding sequence ATGAATTTACCAACTGATTTCGTTACTTATACACACGGCCTTTTTGGAGATGAAGAATATAATAAGTTGGCTGAAGCTTTGCAAGAAGATTCTCCCATAAGTATCCGTCTAAATGCCTCTAAGGGGGCGTTTCCTGTTTCTCTTACTGATTCGGTGTCAGTTCCTTGGTGTTCCGATGGATATTATCTTCCTGAAAGGTTGACATTTACTTTTGATCCCTTATTTCATGCCGGATGTTATTATGTACAAGAAGCTTCTTCTATGTTCTTAGAGAGGGTAATAAAACAGTATGTACAAACTTCGGTGGTGATGTTGGATTTATGCGCCGCACCTGGAGGTAAATCTACGCATGCAATCAGTTTGTTGCCGGCCGGTAGCTTGTTGGTAGCTAATGAAGTTATCCGTTCTCGTTCTTCTATATTAGGGGGGAACTTAACTAAATGGGGGAAGCCGAATGTGATTGTTACGAATAATGATCCGGCAGATTTCACTAAGGTAAATTCTTTTTTTGATGTTATACTTGCTGATGTTCCTTGCTCGGGAGAGGGAATGTTCCGCAAAGACGCCGGAGCTATTGCAGAATGGAATTTGAATAATGTAGAAATCTGCTGGCAGCGACAACGGCGTATTATTGCTGATGTTTGGCCCTGTCTTAAACCGGGAGGTATCTTCATTTATAGTACGTGCACTTATAATACAAAGGAAGATGAGGAAAATATAGCGTGGATGCAACACGAGTTTGAAGCCGAAGTTTTGAGTATTGATGTACCTGAGAGTTGGGGAATATGTGGAAATATGGCGGGTTATGATTTTCCTGTTTATAGGTTTTTACCACATAACGTGCGAGGTGAAGGCTTCTTTCTTACTGTGCTCAGGAAGTCCGCTTCAGAGGAGCTTGCTTCTCGATCAACGTTCCGATCTGTCTCACTAAACGCTGCTGATAAAAGGAATAAAGATTCAAGAAAAAAACTTCCGGATAAAGAAGTGACACATGCTGTCAAAGATTGGGTTATTGATTATGAAAGTTATCAGTTTACAGTGAATGGAACTTTGATATCAGCTTTCCCCAAAGCCTATTTTAATGAATTAAATAGTCTGCAACAGTTGCACATTGCTCAATCAGGTATTGCCATAGGAGAAGTGAAGGGAAAAGATATTATTCCCAACCATGCACTTGCTATGAGCCAGATGCTAAACCCTGATGCTTTTCCTTCTATAGAACTTAGTTACGAGCAAGCTATTGCTTATTTGCGAAAGGAGGCCATTTCATTGGGCGAAACAGCTCCTCGTGGCTATCTTTTGGTGACATATAACAATGTTTTTCTGGGGTTTGTAAAAAATATAGGCAACCGGGCTAATAATCTTTATCCTCAAGAGTGGCGAATTCGTAGTGGATATTTGCCCTTGGAAATTAAACTTTTATAA
- a CDS encoding ABC-F family ATP-binding cassette domain-containing protein, with amino-acid sequence MISVDGLAVEFGGSTLFNNISFVINEKDRIALMGKNGAGKSTLLKILAGVRQPSRGNISAPKECVIAYLPQHLMTENGRTVFEEAAQAFAHQHKMETEIARLNKELETRTDYETDSYMELIEEVSALSEKFYAIDSTNYEEDVEKALFGLGFLREEFNQPTKNFSGGWRMRIELAKLLLQKPDMLLLDEPTNHLDIESIQWLEDFLINNAKAVIVISHDRKFIDNITTRTLEITMGRIYDYKVNYSKYLELRKERREQQQKAYEEQQKFIADTTVFIDRFKGTYSKTTQVQSRVKMLEKLEILGVDEEDSSALRLKFPPSPRSGSYPIIMDRIGKTYGDHTVFKDTTLTVERGDKLAFVGKNGEGKSTLVKCIMKEIEHEGTLTLGHNIQIGYFAQNQASLLNENLTVFQTIDDIAQGDIRNKIRDLLGAFMFGGDESTKKVKVLSGGERTRLAMIKLLLEPINLLILDEPTNHLDLKTKDILKQALIDFDGTLIVVSHDRDFLDGLVSKVYEFGNKRVTEHLCGIYEFLEKKKMESLNELEKR; translated from the coding sequence ATGATTTCAGTAGACGGATTAGCCGTGGAGTTCGGTGGATCCACCTTATTCAACAATATTTCCTTTGTAATTAACGAAAAAGACCGCATTGCTCTGATGGGGAAAAACGGGGCAGGTAAAAGTACTCTCCTAAAGATTTTGGCAGGCGTGAGACAACCTTCACGAGGAAATATATCAGCACCAAAAGAATGTGTTATTGCATACTTACCGCAGCACTTGATGACGGAAAATGGAAGGACTGTTTTTGAAGAAGCAGCTCAAGCCTTTGCTCACCAACATAAGATGGAAACAGAAATAGCACGGCTGAACAAAGAGCTCGAGACCCGGACAGATTACGAAACGGATAGCTATATGGAGCTGATAGAAGAGGTATCCGCTCTTAGTGAAAAGTTTTATGCCATTGACTCAACGAACTATGAAGAAGATGTAGAAAAAGCATTATTCGGACTTGGATTCTTGCGTGAAGAGTTTAACCAACCGACAAAGAATTTCAGTGGAGGATGGAGAATGCGTATCGAACTGGCCAAGCTGTTACTGCAAAAACCAGATATGTTATTACTTGATGAGCCAACAAATCATCTTGATATTGAGTCTATACAGTGGTTAGAAGATTTTCTTATCAATAACGCTAAAGCTGTTATAGTTATCAGCCACGACCGTAAATTTATAGATAACATAACCACGCGAACTCTTGAAATCACCATGGGTCGTATATACGATTATAAAGTAAACTACTCGAAATACCTGGAACTACGCAAGGAAAGACGAGAACAACAACAAAAGGCCTATGAAGAACAACAAAAATTCATAGCCGACACTACCGTGTTTATAGATAGATTTAAAGGAACTTACTCTAAGACAACGCAAGTACAAAGCCGGGTAAAAATGCTTGAAAAGCTCGAAATACTCGGAGTTGACGAAGAAGACTCTTCTGCTTTACGATTAAAATTCCCCCCATCTCCACGTTCGGGTAGTTATCCGATAATAATGGACCGCATAGGAAAAACTTACGGCGACCATACAGTTTTTAAAGATACAACACTCACCGTAGAACGAGGTGACAAGCTAGCTTTCGTAGGGAAAAACGGTGAAGGAAAATCGACCCTGGTGAAGTGTATCATGAAAGAAATAGAACACGAAGGTACGCTAACATTGGGACACAATATTCAAATAGGTTACTTCGCGCAAAACCAAGCGTCGCTGCTGAATGAAAATCTAACCGTATTTCAAACAATCGATGATATTGCCCAAGGAGATATACGAAACAAGATACGCGATCTGCTGGGTGCTTTTATGTTTGGCGGAGATGAATCAACAAAAAAAGTGAAAGTGCTTTCGGGCGGCGAACGAACACGACTAGCCATGATTAAGCTTCTTTTGGAACCAATAAACCTCTTGATTTTAGATGAGCCGACAAATCATCTTGATCTGAAGACAAAAGACATACTCAAGCAAGCGCTAATTGATTTTGATGGAACTTTAATTGTGGTATCTCACGATCGCGATTTTCTAGACGGATTAGTATCAAAAGTCTACGAGTTTGGAAATAAACGAGTAACCGAACATCTATGTGGCATCTACGAATTCCTGGAAAAAAAGAAAATGGAATCACTTAACGAATTAGAAAAAAGATAA
- a CDS encoding biopolymer transporter ExbD: MANGRKKVPDINSSSTADIAFLLLIFFLITTSMDTDRGLARRLPPPPDKDQKQDDVIVKQRNVLVVYLNFQDQLMCGKDYINIKQLRQKAKDFISNPYNDETLPEKHAKDVPFFGNVMVTEKHVISLQNDRNSTYQAYINVQNELVAAYNELRDELAQEKWHKNYASLDVDQQKAIRDIYPQRISEAEPKNYGGGKK, from the coding sequence ATGGCAAACGGAAGAAAAAAAGTTCCTGATATAAATTCGAGTTCAACGGCAGATATCGCTTTCTTATTGCTTATATTCTTTTTGATTACGACGTCTATGGATACTGATCGTGGTTTGGCAAGACGTTTGCCACCACCTCCAGATAAAGATCAGAAACAGGATGATGTAATCGTTAAGCAACGTAATGTGCTTGTTGTTTATTTAAATTTCCAAGATCAGTTGATGTGCGGAAAGGACTATATTAACATTAAGCAATTAAGACAAAAAGCAAAGGATTTTATTTCTAATCCTTATAATGATGAAACATTACCCGAAAAGCATGCGAAGGATGTTCCGTTTTTTGGAAATGTGATGGTTACGGAAAAGCATGTTATTTCTTTGCAGAATGACCGTAATTCCACGTATCAGGCTTATATTAATGTTCAGAATGAGCTTGTTGCTGCTTATAATGAATTGAGAGATGAATTAGCTCAGGAAAAATGGCATAAGAATTACGCAAGTCTTGATGTTGATCAACAGAAAGCTATTCGTGATATTTATCCACAGAGAATATCTGAGGCAGAACCTAAAAACTATGGAGGAGGAAAGAAGTAA
- a CDS encoding DUF6249 domain-containing protein — MKRVIITLTLAVTFCTLILAQKRTILKDSIGKVRITVTKAETAETDKDSDSTFVAGWEDTPDSATSVTSTASIDNDFPFNFGSTDFGSSVMIPIVAIIMIFGFPIFIIFILFFFRYKNRKAKYRLVEQALAAGQPIPEGVFNERIENDIRTRGIKNTFIGIGLFIFLWALTNNFGLGCIGLLIMFTGLGQLVIYYTQNSSAPKNSKETSFNNRKQDHKNNDEEKDNKSSIEE; from the coding sequence ATGAAACGAGTAATTATAACCTTAACGTTAGCTGTCACATTCTGTACGCTGATACTAGCACAGAAAAGGACTATTTTAAAAGACAGCATTGGAAAAGTCAGAATCACAGTGACCAAAGCCGAAACAGCAGAAACCGATAAAGATTCAGACTCCACATTTGTCGCAGGCTGGGAAGATACTCCGGATAGCGCAACAAGTGTAACTTCAACTGCGTCCATCGACAACGATTTTCCGTTTAACTTTGGAAGCACAGATTTTGGAAGTTCCGTGATGATTCCTATCGTGGCAATAATCATGATTTTTGGATTCCCTATATTTATTATCTTTATTTTATTCTTTTTCCGATATAAAAACAGGAAAGCTAAATACAGACTTGTAGAGCAGGCTCTCGCGGCGGGGCAGCCCATTCCTGAAGGTGTATTCAATGAACGCATAGAAAATGATATCCGAACGAGAGGTATAAAAAACACATTTATTGGTATCGGACTATTCATCTTCCTATGGGCATTAACTAACAATTTCGGATTAGGATGCATCGGATTACTAATAATGTTTACCGGACTAGGACAACTTGTTATCTACTACACACAAAATTCATCTGCTCCCAAAAACTCAAAAGAGACTTCATTCAACAATCGGAAGCAGGATCATAAAAACAATGATGAAGAAAAAGATAATAAGTCTTCCATAGAAGAATGA
- a CDS encoding biopolymer transporter ExbD, whose amino-acid sequence MGKFNKTGKREMPALNTSSLPDLIFTLLFFFMIVTTMREVTLKVEFKVPTGTELEKLEKKSLVTFIYVGKPTAEFRQKLGSESRIQLNDSYAEVAQIQDYIIQERSSMKEDEQPFMTVSLKIDQDTKMGIVTDIKQALRQAYALKINYSAQLRK is encoded by the coding sequence ATGGGAAAATTTAATAAAACAGGTAAGCGAGAAATGCCTGCATTGAATACTTCTTCTCTGCCAGACTTAATTTTTACTTTGTTGTTCTTCTTTATGATTGTAACAACAATGAGAGAAGTCACACTAAAGGTTGAGTTTAAGGTTCCGACAGGTACTGAACTAGAAAAGCTGGAAAAGAAATCATTGGTTACGTTTATTTATGTAGGTAAGCCAACGGCTGAATTTCGTCAGAAGTTGGGTTCTGAGAGTCGTATCCAGTTAAATGATAGTTATGCTGAGGTAGCTCAGATTCAGGATTATATCATTCAGGAAAGATCAAGTATGAAAGAAGATGAACAGCCTTTTATGACTGTATCTTTAAAAATTGATCAAGATACTAAAATGGGTATTGTTACTGATATCAAACAGGCTCTTCGTCAAGCTTATGCATTGAAAATTAATTATTCTGCGCAACTGCGAAAATAA
- a CDS encoding thymidylate synthase, translated as MKQYLELLDRVLKEGVQKEDRTGTGTISVFGHQMRFNLNEGFPCLTTKKLHLKSIIYELLWFLKGDTNAKYLQENGVRIWNEWANEDGDLGHIYGYQWRSWPDYKGGSIDQITEAINTIKKNPDSRRIIVSAWNVADLNNMNLPPCHILFQFYVANGRLSMQLYQRSADIFLGVPFNIASYALLLQMMAQVTGLEVGDFVHTLGDAHIYINHLEQVKLQLSREPRPLPQMKINPEIKSIFDFNYEDFELENYNPHPHIAGKVSI; from the coding sequence ATGAAACAATATTTAGAACTGCTCGACAGAGTACTGAAAGAAGGAGTACAAAAAGAAGATCGCACCGGAACCGGAACAATTAGTGTTTTTGGACATCAAATGCGTTTCAATCTCAACGAAGGCTTTCCATGCCTCACTACTAAGAAGCTCCATCTTAAATCAATTATCTACGAACTACTGTGGTTTCTAAAAGGAGATACTAATGCGAAATATTTGCAAGAAAACGGTGTGCGTATCTGGAATGAATGGGCAAATGAAGATGGAGATTTAGGACACATATATGGTTATCAATGGAGATCTTGGCCGGACTATAAAGGCGGCAGCATTGACCAAATTACAGAAGCCATAAATACAATCAAAAAGAATCCCGATTCTCGTCGAATCATTGTAAGCGCATGGAATGTGGCCGACCTGAATAACATGAATCTTCCCCCATGCCACATCCTTTTCCAGTTTTATGTCGCTAATGGGCGGTTAAGTATGCAGCTTTATCAACGTAGCGCAGATATTTTTCTGGGTGTACCATTCAATATTGCTTCGTATGCTTTATTGTTACAAATGATGGCTCAGGTAACAGGATTAGAAGTTGGAGACTTTGTGCATACCCTAGGTGACGCTCATATATATATAAACCATTTGGAGCAAGTGAAACTTCAGCTTAGCCGGGAACCACGTCCCTTGCCGCAAATGAAAATTAATCCAGAGATAAAAAGTATATTTGATTTTAATTACGAAGATTTTGAATTAGAGAATTACAATCCGCATCCACATATTGCCGGAAAAGTATCTATTTAA
- a CDS encoding dihydrofolate reductase yields MSKIIIIAAVDSNLAIGYQNKLLFRLPNDLKHFKTLTTGKAIIMGRKTFESLPNGALPNRRNIVISSNPTFKYPQTEIFPTFELALESCSKEEYIYIIGGESIYRQALPMANELHLTKVNTEAGKADAFFPAIDFNIWYEKSREDHPADDKHLCSYSFINYIRR; encoded by the coding sequence ATGAGCAAAATAATAATTATAGCCGCAGTCGACAGCAATTTAGCTATCGGATACCAGAATAAACTACTTTTCCGATTGCCTAATGACTTAAAACATTTTAAGACACTTACTACCGGAAAAGCAATTATCATGGGCCGAAAAACGTTTGAATCATTGCCTAACGGGGCCCTTCCTAATCGAAGAAACATAGTTATTTCTTCTAATCCAACGTTTAAATATCCCCAAACAGAAATATTCCCAACTTTTGAGCTGGCATTAGAAAGCTGCAGTAAAGAAGAATATATATATATTATCGGAGGCGAAAGTATCTACCGGCAAGCATTACCAATGGCTAACGAACTTCACCTCACAAAGGTCAACACAGAGGCCGGTAAAGCTGATGCCTTTTTTCCTGCCATAGACTTTAATATATGGTACGAGAAAAGCAGAGAAGATCATCCTGCTGATGATAAACATCTCTGCTCATATTCTTTTATTAATTATATTAGGAGATAA
- the cls gene encoding cardiolipin synthase has translation MGTPSRLRLSVIILLLVIASASTRAQERDTLSITKEIESPKITSDSILVEFLNELHIPITYNNKTKLLKTGTEKFLDLFAEIRKAKHNIHLEYFNFRNDSIANALFDLLASKAKQGVKIRVLFDAFGNWSNDQPLKEKRLDSIRQRGIEIVKFDPFRFPYINHALHRDHRKIAVIDGKVAYIGGMNVADYYIKGLPKIGKWRDMHIRIEGGAVKYIQNIFLLTWNSTTKQNIRGEIYYPEETDTATANKEEIAIVDRAPNKTPKQLRHTYAKAIESAQKSIQIVNPYFMPTHSIREALKSAIKRGIKVEIMISSKSDIPFTPEASFYLVHKLMKRGASIYLFNGGFHHSKVMMVDSLFCTVGSANLNSRSLRYDYEINAFIFDKKTTKELSDIFEADKSFSTLLTPQRWKQRSKWKRLVGWIANIFTPFI, from the coding sequence ATCGGCACCCCTTCAAGATTAAGACTATCCGTAATCATACTTTTGCTCGTTATTGCTTCAGCAAGTACTCGTGCGCAAGAAAGAGATACCTTATCAATAACAAAAGAAATAGAGTCACCAAAAATAACAAGTGACTCTATTCTTGTTGAATTCCTAAATGAGTTACACATTCCTATTACCTATAACAATAAAACAAAACTTCTAAAAACAGGAACGGAGAAGTTCTTAGATCTTTTCGCCGAAATTCGAAAGGCCAAACATAACATACACTTAGAATATTTTAACTTCCGCAATGATTCTATCGCAAATGCACTCTTTGACCTACTAGCCTCAAAAGCCAAGCAAGGAGTTAAGATTCGCGTACTTTTTGACGCATTTGGCAATTGGTCGAACGACCAACCTCTAAAAGAAAAACGTCTGGATTCAATCCGTCAAAGAGGTATAGAAATTGTTAAATTCGATCCTTTTAGGTTCCCTTATATTAATCACGCTTTACATCGTGATCATCGAAAAATAGCGGTAATCGATGGCAAAGTAGCCTACATCGGAGGAATGAATGTTGCCGATTATTATATTAAAGGTCTACCTAAGATAGGAAAATGGAGAGATATGCACATACGCATTGAGGGGGGGGCCGTAAAATATATACAAAACATTTTCCTACTAACATGGAATAGCACTACAAAACAAAATATTCGTGGAGAAATCTATTATCCTGAGGAAACAGACACTGCAACAGCCAACAAAGAGGAGATAGCAATTGTAGACAGAGCACCAAATAAAACACCAAAGCAACTTCGCCATACATACGCCAAAGCTATTGAATCGGCTCAAAAATCCATACAGATAGTAAATCCTTATTTCATGCCAACACATTCAATAAGAGAAGCATTAAAATCAGCTATCAAACGTGGCATCAAGGTAGAGATTATGATTTCATCTAAATCGGATATCCCCTTCACACCCGAAGCCTCTTTCTATTTAGTTCATAAACTAATGAAAAGAGGTGCAAGCATTTATCTATTCAACGGAGGATTTCATCATTCAAAAGTAATGATGGTTGACAGTCTATTCTGCACCGTTGGTTCGGCAAATTTAAACAGCCGTAGCCTTCGATATGACTACGAAATAAATGCATTCATATTTGATAAAAAAACCACAAAAGAATTGAGCGATATTTTTGAAGCAGACAAAAGTTTCAGCACCCTATTAACTCCTCAAAGATGGAAACAACGTTCAAAATGGAAACGACTTGTGGGCTGGATCGCCAATATATTCACACCTTTTATCTAA